The following coding sequences are from one Leptolyngbya sp. NIES-3755 window:
- a CDS encoding hypothetical protein (similar to AA sequence:cyanobase_aa:AM1_F0156), which produces MFGKKPSENPTQSQSIGGNITGSQVQMGQAGGDLTAIQRGNSDDRTQGMTATDVVKLLEKLESAVKASSLSELEQEEVLDYLKPAKREAGKENANKNLISDNLKQVSEAMIKLKETSEAGKSLWQTGAEVLSAIAPWLGVAVHFFGL; this is translated from the coding sequence ATGTTTGGAAAGAAGCCCTCGGAGAATCCAACTCAATCACAATCGATCGGCGGAAACATTACAGGTAGTCAAGTGCAGATGGGGCAGGCGGGTGGCGATCTGACCGCAATTCAGCGCGGAAACTCAGACGATCGGACTCAAGGCATGACTGCGACTGATGTGGTGAAATTGCTAGAGAAATTAGAATCGGCAGTAAAAGCATCGAGCTTATCAGAACTAGAACAGGAAGAAGTCTTGGACTATCTCAAGCCTGCGAAGCGTGAAGCGGGTAAAGAGAATGCGAATAAGAACTTGATTAGCGACAACTTGAAGCAGGTGAGTGAGGCGATGATCAAGCTGAAGGAAACTTCGGAAGCGGGAAAGAGTTTATGGCAGACGGGTGCTGAGGTGTTGAGTGCGATCGCGCCTTGGCTCGGTGTCGCTGTTCACTTCTTTGGACTGTAG
- a CDS encoding extracellular solute-binding protein, family 5 (similar to AA sequence:cyanobase_aa:LBDG_00540), with the protein MLRKIWRSLLLSVFCLFILIGCVPSETVATETGRITIGTTATVSTLDPADAYNTFAGNLLYNLGDRLYRYKPGSDELEPQLATALPKVSADRLTYTILLRKGVVFHDGEPFNAKAMEFSLKRFIENGGSPSFLLSDVIESVSAVGDDQLVIKLQKPFAGFPSLLAFSGACAVSPKAYKIGKKEFNSETFVGTGAYKLVKFGTDSIVFDANEQYWGGKPANRGVNVQFFSSAANLFNAFRTGAIDVAGQGLAIEQVRNLRENASDNTWRMLERSGSGIDYLSLNVKSPPLDRLEVRQAIAAMIDRPILESRIFRGQVEPLYSLLPNSLSEQKPVFKELGDRNIDKARNLLTKAGYSESNPLEVELWYRSNISSDGMAAITMRAIVQKYLGNLMKLQLNSVESVTANANVESGAYPMFLWDWSPDFLDADNYIQPFMECSKGSAEKGCEKGSTVVQGSFYYNDQVNQLIDRSRKEQNPETRKQLFEQLQTILVNEVPFIPLWQNKDVLFVQKNIQNATLEVTQKVPFATMKKV; encoded by the coding sequence ATGCTGAGAAAAATTTGGCGATCGCTGCTCCTCTCTGTTTTCTGCTTGTTCATTCTCATCGGTTGCGTTCCGTCTGAAACCGTTGCGACTGAGACAGGACGAATTACGATCGGTACAACTGCCACGGTAAGTACGCTCGATCCAGCCGATGCTTACAATACGTTTGCAGGTAACTTACTGTATAACTTAGGCGATCGTCTTTATCGTTATAAACCCGGTTCAGATGAGTTAGAGCCACAATTAGCGACAGCATTACCGAAAGTGAGTGCGGATCGATTAACTTATACGATTCTATTGCGAAAAGGTGTTGTGTTTCATGATGGTGAACCGTTTAATGCGAAAGCGATGGAGTTTTCGTTGAAACGGTTTATTGAAAATGGGGGTTCACCTTCGTTTCTTTTATCAGATGTAATCGAATCCGTTTCTGCTGTCGGTGACGATCAGTTAGTGATTAAATTACAAAAGCCGTTTGCTGGATTTCCCTCGCTGCTGGCGTTTTCAGGTGCGTGTGCAGTTTCTCCCAAAGCGTACAAAATTGGGAAAAAAGAATTCAATTCTGAAACATTTGTCGGAACGGGTGCTTATAAGCTCGTGAAGTTTGGAACAGACTCGATCGTATTCGATGCCAATGAGCAATATTGGGGCGGTAAACCTGCGAATCGAGGCGTGAATGTTCAATTTTTCTCAAGTGCTGCGAACTTATTTAATGCGTTTCGGACAGGTGCGATCGATGTTGCAGGTCAAGGTCTGGCGATCGAGCAAGTCCGCAATTTGAGAGAGAACGCAAGTGATAATACTTGGAGAATGCTGGAACGATCAGGAAGCGGAATCGATTATTTAAGCCTGAATGTGAAATCTCCGCCCCTCGATCGTTTAGAAGTCCGACAAGCGATCGCGGCAATGATCGATCGTCCTATTCTCGAAAGTCGAATTTTTCGGGGGCAAGTTGAACCCTTGTATAGCTTGCTTCCGAATAGTTTGAGCGAACAGAAACCCGTGTTTAAAGAATTGGGCGATCGCAATATCGACAAGGCTCGTAACTTACTCACGAAAGCAGGCTATTCCGAATCGAATCCGTTGGAGGTTGAACTTTGGTATCGATCGAACATTTCGAGTGATGGAATGGCAGCGATTACGATGAGAGCGATCGTTCAAAAGTATCTTGGCAATCTGATGAAACTTCAACTCAACAGCGTTGAATCAGTCACAGCTAACGCGAATGTCGAAAGTGGTGCATATCCAATGTTTTTGTGGGATTGGTCGCCAGATTTTCTGGATGCAGATAACTATATTCAGCCGTTTATGGAATGTTCCAAAGGTTCCGCAGAAAAGGGCTGTGAGAAAGGATCAACAGTGGTTCAGGGATCGTTTTACTACAACGATCAAGTGAATCAATTAATCGATCGAAGCCGCAAAGAACAAAATCCAGAAACTCGGAAACAACTCTTTGAACAGTTACAGACTATCTTGGTGAATGAGGTTCCATTCATTCCACTTTGGCAAAACAAAGATGTTCTATTCGTGCAAAAGAACATTCAGAATGCAACCCTAGAAGTAACTCAGAAAGTTCCCTTTGCAACAATGAAAAAGGTCTGA
- a CDS encoding tRNA/rRNA methyltransferase SpoU (similar to AA sequence:cyanobase_aa:LBDG_20150) — translation MLTSLQNPLVKQLKKLHRSKERREQQVFLLEGTHLIEEALSIDLPFLTVCCTESWQAQHQAIFEKLSDRSERLELVSSEVLKAIATTVEPDGIVATIEHFHTRSVEFSQLGLVLETIQDPGNLGTIIRTAAAAGVEGLWLSEDCADIENPKVLRSSAGQWFRLPMSIRSNLKEEIAIAKSNGMQIIATVPTATQTYWEIDFSQPSLILMGNEGAGLSSELLELADVQVTIPLAEGVESLNVAIATALVLYEARRQRDRSSS, via the coding sequence ATGCTGACCAGTCTGCAAAATCCATTAGTCAAACAATTAAAAAAGCTCCACCGCAGTAAAGAACGACGGGAGCAACAAGTTTTCTTACTTGAAGGAACGCATCTGATTGAGGAAGCTTTGTCGATCGACCTTCCTTTCCTCACAGTTTGTTGTACCGAATCTTGGCAAGCTCAACATCAGGCGATATTTGAGAAACTATCGGATCGATCCGAACGATTAGAACTCGTTAGCTCCGAAGTGCTAAAAGCGATCGCTACTACAGTCGAACCAGATGGAATTGTTGCGACGATCGAACATTTTCACACTCGCTCAGTCGAATTCTCTCAGCTTGGATTAGTACTCGAAACGATTCAAGATCCGGGCAATTTAGGCACAATCATCCGAACTGCCGCAGCCGCAGGAGTTGAAGGACTTTGGTTGAGTGAAGACTGTGCAGATATTGAAAACCCGAAAGTTTTACGATCGTCTGCGGGTCAGTGGTTTCGATTGCCGATGTCGATTCGATCTAACTTAAAAGAAGAGATTGCGATCGCGAAATCCAACGGAATGCAAATCATTGCTACGGTTCCCACAGCGACTCAAACCTATTGGGAAATCGATTTTTCTCAGCCAAGTTTAATCCTAATGGGCAATGAAGGAGCAGGACTTTCATCAGAACTATTAGAACTTGCAGATGTGCAAGTGACGATTCCTTTAGCTGAAGGCGTTGAATCTTTGAATGTTGCGATCGCGACTGCCTTAGTGCTTTATGAAGCCCGACGACAGCGCGATCGCTCTAGTTCTTAG
- a CDS encoding hypothetical protein (hypothetical protein Cyan7425_5420;~similar to AA sequence:cyanobase_aa:LBDG_20690), whose translation MVTSLRIAPSGAAKSIEGNLASDHEQEWLMSGVDRDIIRQNVRTLEDTEVDPFTREANYPIAELLNWKVTRFGHQARESVRGWWVNGVDPLNGWQRMDWGRFKPDTPIVGQNNKPAKYLSPSLGKGSSRLILLDIPMRSWMKVAERFEISINGATNFWEWVWRNNLPIVLTEGEKKAGCLLSLGYPAIALPGIFSGYRRETRQLIAELGYFATNQRSIHICFDYETKPKTLQNIFLATSRLGQLLNNAGCQVKVIALPGAEKGVDDFVVARGHDAFTELYESAIELEFWQASKLWSLTHTPSLTLNQPYLGDLPYPESGLACIKSAKGTGKTTALQGLIKNVDRKVLVITHRIQLGKAICHSIGIDWITDALHSENPHSYGLCIDSLHPNSKARFNPAEWEGAIVILDEVEQVLWHALNSATCYHQRVRILETFRELIETVLETDGLVIAQDADLSDVSIDYLRGLAETPVTPWVVVNEWKPEISWDVSLYDTKNPAPLIDRMESVLKTGAIFVCLDSQKVRGRWSSKNLETYLKLQFPEKRILRIDSETVSDPDHASYHIAEKINAVVGDYDIVLATPTIGTGVSIDIRNHFKGVFGIFQGVTPDSESRQALARVREPIPRYIWAAHFGPGKIGNGSCNYRDVAQSVTKSVQYNIALLKDIDFDLDEQSNPIALRTWAKMAARVNASLWRYRREFRNGLLLEGHSVTLVTDDLTKMFGQLPISEQTLNELKSGALTVSGFEFLEARHDLKVCDRIAQVVSAIRTRNQTAEAIAVSDSPEITEEEYYELKEQANQTIQKRHSKRKHELKQKYNVETITPEIKLKDDDGWYTQLRLYYYVTRNPEYVRLHDMQELEDHLERGDGKISIQDVKLLTAQVEALRSLKILEFLKPGEKILATDDLVQFVATTALECRDDMKALFNFTVTEKLAPIAIVQTLLGKIGVKLTCTGRAVAPDGRRGGLRIYKYFLPEDDRDSILAEWEKQDLAMLQTLMEITGCNDFSEMDEWIERSA comes from the coding sequence ATGGTGACTTCCCTCAGAATTGCTCCCTCTGGAGCAGCAAAATCGATCGAGGGCAACCTTGCTTCCGATCACGAACAGGAATGGCTGATGAGCGGTGTCGATCGAGACATTATTCGCCAGAACGTCAGAACGCTTGAAGATACTGAAGTTGATCCGTTTACTCGCGAGGCAAATTACCCGATCGCTGAATTGCTCAACTGGAAAGTGACTCGATTCGGACATCAAGCGCGGGAATCGGTTCGCGGCTGGTGGGTGAATGGTGTCGATCCGCTGAATGGTTGGCAGCGTATGGACTGGGGACGATTTAAGCCCGATACGCCGATCGTCGGACAAAACAACAAGCCTGCAAAATATCTCAGTCCCAGTCTGGGTAAAGGTTCGAGCCGTTTGATTCTGCTAGATATTCCGATGCGAAGTTGGATGAAAGTAGCAGAACGATTTGAAATCTCGATTAATGGCGCAACGAATTTTTGGGAATGGGTTTGGCGGAATAACCTGCCGATCGTATTAACTGAAGGCGAGAAGAAAGCGGGATGTTTACTAAGTTTGGGCTATCCAGCGATCGCGCTTCCGGGAATTTTCAGCGGGTATCGGCGTGAGACTCGCCAGTTGATTGCAGAATTAGGGTACTTTGCAACCAATCAGCGATCGATTCACATCTGTTTCGATTATGAAACCAAGCCGAAAACCTTACAAAATATCTTTCTTGCCACTTCTCGTTTAGGACAACTATTAAACAATGCTGGCTGTCAAGTTAAAGTTATTGCACTGCCGGGTGCTGAAAAAGGCGTTGATGATTTCGTTGTTGCTCGTGGTCATGATGCGTTTACAGAACTGTATGAATCAGCGATCGAGCTTGAATTCTGGCAAGCATCAAAATTATGGTCTCTAACTCATACACCTTCCCTTACATTAAATCAGCCGTATCTGGGCGATCTGCCTTATCCAGAATCCGGTTTAGCTTGTATTAAAAGTGCAAAAGGAACTGGAAAAACAACGGCGCTACAGGGATTGATTAAGAATGTCGATCGTAAAGTTCTCGTGATCACCCACCGAATCCAACTCGGTAAAGCAATTTGTCACAGTATCGGAATCGATTGGATTACTGACGCGCTCCATTCTGAGAATCCTCATAGCTATGGATTGTGTATTGATTCGCTCCATCCGAACTCGAAAGCAAGATTCAATCCGGCAGAATGGGAAGGCGCGATCGTCATTCTTGATGAAGTGGAACAAGTGTTGTGGCACGCTTTGAACAGTGCAACTTGCTATCATCAGCGCGTCAGAATCTTAGAAACATTCCGCGAATTGATCGAGACGGTTCTTGAAACGGATGGCTTAGTGATTGCACAAGACGCGGATTTGTCAGATGTCAGCATTGATTATCTGCGCGGATTGGCAGAAACTCCGGTTACTCCTTGGGTTGTTGTGAATGAGTGGAAGCCCGAAATTTCTTGGGATGTTTCACTGTACGACACGAAGAATCCTGCACCGTTAATCGATCGAATGGAGAGCGTTCTCAAAACTGGAGCCATTTTCGTTTGTCTCGATTCTCAAAAGGTTCGTGGTCGCTGGAGTTCCAAGAATTTAGAAACTTATCTCAAGCTACAATTCCCTGAGAAACGTATTCTTAGAATTGATAGTGAAACCGTTTCTGATCCTGATCATGCTTCTTATCACATTGCTGAGAAAATTAATGCTGTCGTTGGTGATTACGATATTGTTTTAGCGACACCGACGATTGGAACTGGAGTGTCGATCGACATTCGCAATCATTTCAAAGGCGTATTCGGAATCTTTCAAGGTGTCACCCCCGATTCTGAATCGCGGCAAGCTTTAGCACGAGTGCGCGAACCGATTCCCCGCTATATCTGGGCGGCACATTTCGGACCTGGAAAAATCGGTAATGGTAGCTGTAACTATCGAGATGTGGCGCAATCTGTAACGAAATCCGTTCAGTACAACATTGCACTACTGAAAGATATCGATTTCGATTTGGATGAGCAAAGTAACCCGATCGCACTTCGCACTTGGGCAAAAATGGCTGCACGAGTGAATGCGTCTCTCTGGCGTTACCGTCGCGAATTTCGGAATGGATTGTTACTCGAAGGGCATTCCGTAACTTTAGTAACTGATGATCTCACTAAAATGTTTGGGCAGTTACCGATTTCTGAGCAGACCTTGAATGAGCTAAAAAGTGGAGCTTTAACGGTTTCAGGATTTGAATTCTTAGAAGCGCGGCATGATTTGAAAGTGTGCGATCGCATTGCTCAAGTGGTTTCTGCGATTCGGACTCGGAATCAAACGGCTGAAGCGATCGCGGTTTCCGATTCTCCAGAAATCACAGAGGAAGAATACTACGAACTCAAAGAACAAGCGAATCAAACCATTCAGAAACGTCACAGCAAACGTAAACACGAACTGAAGCAAAAATACAACGTTGAAACGATCACACCAGAGATCAAACTCAAAGACGATGATGGCTGGTACACTCAACTCCGGCTGTATTACTATGTGACACGCAATCCTGAATACGTTCGTCTACACGATATGCAAGAGCTTGAAGATCATCTAGAACGGGGAGATGGAAAGATCTCAATTCAAGATGTCAAGCTGTTAACCGCACAAGTCGAAGCACTACGATCGCTAAAAATTCTAGAGTTTCTCAAACCCGGTGAAAAGATTCTCGCGACCGATGATCTCGTTCAATTCGTTGCGACGACTGCATTAGAATGCCGTGACGATATGAAAGCGCTGTTTAACTTTACGGTTACTGAGAAACTAGCCCCGATCGCGATCGTGCAAACCTTACTCGGCAAAATTGGAGTCAAACTGACCTGTACAGGTCGTGCGGTTGCTCCTGATGGGCGACGTGGTGGATTGCGGATTTATAAGTACTTTTTGCCAGAAGACGATCGCGATTCGATCTTGGCGGAATGGGAAAAGCAAGATCTCGCGATGCTGCAAACGTTAATGGAAATTACAGGCTGTAATGATTTTTCGGAGATGGATGAATGGATTGAGCGATCGGCTTGA
- a CDS encoding unknown protein (similar to AA sequence:cyanobase_aa:alr9015), with product MASQDSQGQEIGGDINNSQVNLTQAGRDIKQVDGDDRSITNIFIQAFPQPGRTWNDRQSRILAKMQEDVKTRLDFTLNDDEVLIPLQMKPFGERPGKGSLKLRRKLKIEQQAEQDLDLNAAIVEVFCRPDVRKKLLILGAPGAGKTTTLLTLAKDLLEGAIDNPGKAIPIVFELSTWKTGTIEDWLAAQLKDAFNLSIAEGQEWIKDEILLPLLDGLDELSLEQQQKCMAELNAFAGRYPHLVVCCRVQEYIDARVGLNAIAGQICLEPLSDQQIHKYLQEIQLESLWDEIQRSADMQKMLQPDEDGNAGILRVPLLLSIAAEAYDGKPFASRSELYEAYVEKRLMRETREWEREVKRDQKEQWAYQSVEVEPKWKETRSSLAWVARQLKARNEVELLIERMQPSWLESTRSGWQYRLSVGLGIGLLFGLITELISNLIGSLIVVLVGSLSGNLTGDLIYYALFDWIFGAIFGLIYGLIYGLIVITCGQIGARAFNSGLGSIEPTESFQISMSIGVRQKFLRSAERWLSGSLLVGLIGGLLVGLIGGLLMGLNDSTVFGGVIGGLLMGMALGVIVGLLMGLIAGLPMGLIAGLIAGLNQDLRIRVKPNQGIWSSLWNSTWATVFSCLLGVILMLTFQSALRIAENQDWTDPSVIFSQGVYGYISMSIFMAVVFGLMCGGRACIQHFCLRIVLTRTRIIPWNFARFLNYCTERRLLQRIGGRYRFLHRELLDYFAEMRG from the coding sequence ATGGCTTCTCAAGATTCTCAAGGTCAAGAGATTGGCGGCGACATCAATAACAGCCAGGTTAATCTCACGCAAGCAGGGCGAGATATTAAACAGGTTGACGGTGACGATCGCAGTATCACGAATATTTTTATCCAAGCGTTTCCGCAACCGGGTCGCACTTGGAACGATCGACAATCGCGGATTCTTGCCAAGATGCAAGAGGATGTGAAAACACGGCTCGATTTTACGCTGAATGATGATGAAGTGTTGATTCCGCTACAGATGAAGCCGTTTGGCGAACGTCCAGGAAAGGGATCGCTGAAACTGCGGCGGAAGTTAAAGATTGAGCAACAGGCAGAACAAGATCTTGATTTGAATGCAGCGATCGTAGAAGTGTTTTGTCGTCCGGATGTGCGGAAAAAGTTGCTGATTTTGGGCGCACCGGGAGCGGGGAAGACTACGACGCTGTTGACGTTGGCGAAGGATCTTTTGGAAGGCGCGATCGACAATCCAGGAAAGGCGATCCCGATCGTGTTTGAGTTATCGACTTGGAAAACGGGGACGATCGAGGACTGGTTAGCAGCACAGTTGAAGGATGCGTTTAATTTGTCGATCGCAGAAGGTCAGGAGTGGATCAAGGATGAGATTTTGCTGCCGCTGCTGGATGGGCTGGATGAGTTGAGCCTAGAGCAGCAACAGAAATGTATGGCGGAATTGAATGCGTTTGCGGGTCGATATCCGCATTTGGTGGTGTGTTGTCGGGTGCAAGAGTATATCGATGCGCGAGTGGGATTGAATGCGATCGCGGGTCAGATTTGCTTGGAGCCGTTGAGCGATCAGCAGATTCACAAGTATTTGCAGGAGATTCAACTTGAATCGCTGTGGGATGAGATTCAGCGATCGGCGGATATGCAGAAGATGTTGCAGCCGGATGAAGACGGGAATGCGGGGATTTTGCGGGTTCCGTTGTTGTTGAGTATTGCAGCGGAGGCGTATGACGGAAAGCCGTTTGCGAGTCGATCCGAGTTGTATGAGGCGTATGTTGAGAAACGGCTGATGCGGGAGACTCGTGAATGGGAACGGGAGGTGAAGCGGGATCAGAAAGAGCAGTGGGCTTATCAGAGTGTTGAGGTTGAGCCGAAGTGGAAGGAAACTCGATCGTCTTTGGCTTGGGTGGCGCGTCAGTTAAAGGCTCGGAATGAGGTGGAGTTGTTGATTGAGAGGATGCAGCCGAGTTGGTTGGAATCTACTCGATCGGGATGGCAATATCGGCTGAGCGTCGGGCTAGGTATTGGGCTACTTTTTGGGCTGATTACTGAGTTAATTAGTAATCTAATTGGGTCACTGATTGTAGTGCTAGTTGGTAGTCTATCTGGCAATCTGACTGGTGATTTGATTTATTATGCGTTGTTTGACTGGATTTTTGGGGCAATTTTTGGGCTAATCTATGGGCTAATCTATGGGCTAATTGTTATAACTTGCGGGCAGATTGGTGCGCGAGCTTTTAATTCTGGGTTGGGTAGTATTGAGCCTACTGAATCTTTTCAAATTTCAATGTCGATCGGCGTAAGACAAAAATTTTTGCGAAGTGCAGAACGATGGCTCTCTGGTAGTCTGCTTGTGGGACTAATTGGCGGTCTGCTTGTAGGACTAATTGGCGGTCTGCTTATGGGACTGAATGACTCGACGGTGTTTGGTGGGGTAATTGGTGGTTTGCTTATGGGAATGGCTTTAGGAGTAATTGTTGGTCTGCTTATGGGACTAATCGCTGGTCTGCCTATGGGACTAATCGCTGGTCTGATTGCTGGTCTGAATCAAGACTTACGAATTCGTGTTAAACCTAATCAAGGAATTTGGAGTTCATTGTGGAACTCAACTTGGGCAACAGTATTCAGTTGCCTTCTCGGTGTAATTCTGATGTTGACATTCCAGAGCGCTCTTCGTATTGCTGAGAATCAAGACTGGACCGATCCCTCTGTCATCTTCTCCCAAGGTGTGTACGGATATATCAGTATGTCAATATTTATGGCAGTAGTTTTTGGTCTCATGTGTGGCGGACGCGCCTGTATTCAGCATTTCTGCCTCCGCATTGTTCTCACCCGCACCCGCATCATCCCCTGGAACTTTGCCCGCTTCCTCAACTACTGCACCGAACGCCGACTGCTGCAACGCATTGGTGGACGCTATCGATTTTTGCATCGGGAGTTGTTGGATTATTTCGCGGAGATGAGAGGGTGA
- a CDS encoding DNA gyrase subunit B (similar to AA sequence:cyanobase_aa:LBDG_35670), producing MTTNYDAQQIQVLEGLEAVRKRPGMYIGSTGPRGLHHLVYEVVDNSVDEALAGYCKTIDISINADGSVTVTDDGRGIPTGIVAKTGKSGLETVLTILHAGGKFGGGGYKVSGGLHGVGVSVVNALSEWVEVTVWRDKKVHLMRFERGAPIGEMQVNSYPQARTGTSVTFLPDNTIFTETTNFDYTTLSGRLRELAYLNGGVKFTFSDRRPDLEREEVYFYEGGIREYVAYMNREKQPLHDEVIFVQGERNNIQVEVSLQWCSDAYSDNIIGFANNIRTVDGGTHLEGLKAVLTRTLNTIARKRNKIKENESNLAGENIREGLTAVISVKVPDPEFEGQTKTKLGNTEVRGIVDSLVGEVLTEYLEFRPNVSDAIIEKAVQAFKAAEAARHAREMVRRKSVLESSTLPGKLADCASRDPSESEIYIVEGDSAGGSAKQGRDRRFQAILPLRGKILNIEKTDDAKIYKNTEIQALITALGLGIKGEEFDVSQLRYHRIIIMTDADVDGAHIRTLLLTFFYRYQRMMVDQGYVYIACPPLFKVERGRNHYYCYSERELQERLSTFPDNASYNIQRFKGLGEMMPQQLWDTTMNPETRTLKRVEIEDAAEADRIFTVLMGDRVAPRREFIETYGSKLNLTDLDI from the coding sequence ATGACGACAAACTACGATGCCCAACAGATCCAAGTCCTAGAAGGTCTTGAAGCGGTGCGAAAACGCCCCGGTATGTATATCGGTAGTACCGGACCTCGCGGCTTGCATCACCTTGTATACGAAGTAGTCGATAACTCCGTCGATGAAGCACTGGCGGGCTACTGTAAAACGATCGACATTTCGATCAACGCCGATGGCTCTGTCACCGTAACCGACGACGGACGGGGTATTCCGACCGGAATCGTTGCCAAAACCGGAAAGTCTGGTCTCGAAACCGTGCTGACAATTTTACACGCTGGCGGCAAGTTCGGGGGCGGCGGGTATAAAGTCTCTGGTGGTCTTCACGGAGTTGGGGTTTCGGTCGTGAACGCGCTTTCAGAATGGGTCGAAGTCACCGTCTGGCGCGACAAGAAAGTCCACCTGATGCGATTCGAGCGTGGTGCCCCCATCGGTGAGATGCAGGTCAATTCCTATCCACAGGCTAGAACGGGAACCTCGGTCACATTTTTGCCAGATAACACGATCTTTACTGAAACGACGAATTTTGACTATACAACGCTTTCTGGACGCTTACGAGAACTGGCGTATTTGAATGGCGGCGTGAAGTTTACGTTTAGCGATCGTCGTCCTGACCTAGAACGCGAAGAAGTCTACTTCTACGAGGGTGGAATCCGCGAATACGTGGCTTACATGAACCGTGAGAAGCAACCCCTACACGACGAAGTGATCTTCGTTCAGGGTGAGCGGAACAACATTCAAGTCGAAGTATCGCTGCAATGGTGTTCTGATGCTTATAGCGATAACATCATCGGATTTGCAAACAACATTCGGACGGTAGACGGTGGAACTCACTTAGAAGGTTTGAAAGCGGTTCTGACTCGGACACTGAATACGATCGCTCGCAAACGCAACAAGATCAAAGAAAACGAATCGAATTTAGCAGGTGAAAACATTCGAGAAGGCTTAACGGCTGTGATCTCGGTGAAAGTGCCTGATCCAGAATTCGAGGGTCAAACGAAGACCAAGTTAGGTAACACCGAAGTTCGCGGGATTGTCGATTCTCTCGTCGGTGAAGTGCTGACCGAATATCTCGAATTCCGTCCAAATGTTTCGGATGCAATTATTGAGAAAGCGGTTCAAGCCTTCAAAGCAGCAGAGGCGGCTCGTCATGCTCGTGAAATGGTTCGCCGCAAGTCGGTTCTAGAATCTTCGACGCTGCCTGGAAAACTGGCGGATTGTGCGTCTCGTGATCCGAGTGAATCAGAGATCTACATCGTGGAAGGGGATTCTGCGGGTGGCTCGGCGAAACAAGGACGCGATCGCAGATTCCAAGCAATCCTCCCCCTACGCGGTAAGATCCTCAACATCGAAAAAACCGATGACGCGAAGATCTACAAAAATACTGAAATCCAAGCACTGATTACAGCACTCGGACTCGGTATCAAAGGCGAAGAGTTTGATGTGTCCCAATTACGCTATCACCGCATCATCATCATGACCGACGCGGACGTAGACGGAGCACACATCAGAACTTTGTTGCTGACCTTCTTCTATCGTTATCAGCGCATGATGGTCGATCAAGGGTATGTGTACATTGCTTGCCCTCCACTATTCAAAGTAGAACGCGGACGCAATCACTACTATTGCTACAGTGAACGAGAGTTGCAAGAACGCTTATCGACTTTCCCAGATAATGCAAGCTACAACATTCAGCGCTTCAAAGGGTTGGGTGAAATGATGCCTCAGCAGCTTTGGGATACAACGATGAATCCTGAAACTCGAACCCTCAAGCGAGTCGAGATCGAAGATGCGGCAGAAGCCGATCGTATCTTTACCGTGTTGATGGGCGATCGCGTTGCACCTCGACGTGAGTTCATCGAAACGTATGGCTCGAAGCTGAATCTGACGGATCTCGATATCTAA